The Geoanaerobacter pelophilus genome includes a region encoding these proteins:
- a CDS encoding efflux RND transporter permease subunit, giving the protein MIERIIDFSARNRFPVIVVALIAALWGWWSLRHLPMDAIPDLSDTQVIIYSRWDRSPDIIEDQVTYPIVSAMLGAPKVKTVRGFSDFGYSFVYVIFEEGTDIYWARSRTQEYLSGALSRLPQGVRTELGPDATGLGWIYQYALVDTPGSKSLADIRSYQDWYLRYYLKSVPGVAEVAPVGGFTRQYQVNVDPNRLQLYGLSINKVAEAVRTGNSETGGRLLEFGGTEYMVRGRGYARSIEEFGAIAVSVSDTGTPIRVRDLGSVTVGPDIRRGVADLNGSGDVVSGIVVMREGSNALEVIDRVKKKIAEIGPGLPNGLKIVPVYDRSELILRAIATLKSTLLEVIVTVMLVIFLFLRHPPSALIPAITIPFAVLISFIPLKLMGVTANIMSLGGIAIAIGALVDAAIVVVEQTHKKLEAWEAGGRVEDQQSVVIAAIKEVGGPSFFALLVIAVAFLPVFALEAQEGRLFKPLACTKTLAMAVAAFLTITLDPALRVMLTHTRQVNIRPLFISRLINAFTAAPFKPEHEHPISSFLIRIYEPVARWGLRHGRIIIGATLIAMLATIPVAMRLGSEFMPPLDEGTLFYMPTTMPGISVGEAQKLLQVTDRIIAKFPEVERVLGKAGRAETSTDPAPLSMLETVITLKPKEQWRARETWYSGWAPGWLKPLLRPLTSDRISRDELVTEMNEALKIPGLSNAWTMPIKGRIDMLTTGIRTPLGIKISGANLTEIEQIGTQVEGILGKVKGTRSVFAERTGGGYFLDITWNRDELARYGLSMDEAQGVVQSAIGGDNVTTAIKGRERYSVNVRYQRDFRSDLQSLRRVLVPVDGGKRQVPLGELAEVSVASGPAMIRNEDGLLTGYVYIDLANRDPQGYIDEADPQLRKKIELPPGYTFSWSGQYEAMQRVKERLKLVVPVTLLLIVGLLWLNTRSTAKTAIVMLAVPFSAIGAFLFLWLLGYHMSVGVWVGLIALLGVDAETGVFMLLYLDLAYENARREGRLCSRADLHEAVIDGAVKRIRPKFMTTATMFLGLVPIMWATGTGSDVMKHIAAPMIGGIFTSFLLELLVYPVIYDNWKWRSELRKSGAGQ; this is encoded by the coding sequence ATGATCGAACGGATCATCGACTTCTCGGCCCGCAACCGGTTTCCGGTCATTGTTGTTGCCCTGATTGCCGCGTTGTGGGGATGGTGGTCCTTGCGCCACCTGCCGATGGACGCCATTCCCGATCTCTCCGACACCCAGGTGATCATTTACTCCCGCTGGGACCGCAGTCCGGACATCATCGAGGACCAGGTCACCTACCCCATTGTCTCGGCCATGCTCGGCGCCCCCAAGGTCAAGACCGTCAGGGGGTTCTCCGACTTCGGTTACTCATTCGTCTACGTCATCTTCGAGGAAGGAACCGACATCTACTGGGCCAGGTCCCGCACCCAGGAGTACCTGTCCGGAGCACTCTCCCGCCTTCCCCAGGGGGTCAGGACGGAGCTCGGCCCGGACGCCACCGGCCTCGGCTGGATCTACCAGTATGCGCTGGTCGACACTCCCGGCAGCAAGAGCCTGGCCGACATCCGCTCCTACCAGGACTGGTATCTCCGCTACTACCTGAAGTCAGTGCCCGGAGTGGCTGAAGTCGCGCCGGTCGGCGGCTTTACCCGGCAGTACCAGGTCAATGTCGATCCCAACAGGCTCCAGCTGTACGGGCTGTCGATCAACAAGGTGGCCGAAGCAGTCAGGACAGGCAACAGTGAGACCGGCGGTCGACTGCTAGAGTTCGGCGGCACCGAGTACATGGTGCGAGGCCGCGGCTACGCCCGTTCCATAGAGGAGTTCGGCGCCATTGCCGTGTCGGTCAGCGACACCGGCACCCCGATCAGGGTCAGAGACCTGGGGAGTGTCACCGTCGGCCCGGATATCCGGCGCGGCGTGGCTGACCTGAACGGCAGCGGAGATGTGGTGTCCGGCATTGTGGTCATGCGCGAGGGGAGCAACGCCCTGGAGGTGATCGACCGGGTCAAGAAAAAGATCGCAGAGATCGGCCCCGGCCTGCCGAATGGCTTGAAGATAGTGCCGGTCTATGACCGCTCCGAGCTGATCCTGCGGGCCATCGCCACGCTCAAATCGACCCTGCTCGAAGTGATCGTCACCGTCATGCTGGTGATCTTCCTGTTCCTGCGCCATCCGCCGAGCGCCCTGATTCCGGCTATCACCATTCCGTTTGCCGTGCTGATCTCCTTCATCCCCTTAAAGCTGATGGGAGTCACAGCCAACATTATGTCGCTCGGCGGGATCGCCATCGCCATCGGCGCCCTGGTTGATGCGGCCATCGTCGTGGTGGAGCAGACCCACAAGAAGCTTGAGGCGTGGGAGGCAGGCGGCCGGGTCGAAGACCAGCAATCAGTGGTCATTGCCGCCATCAAGGAGGTCGGCGGGCCAAGCTTTTTTGCCTTGCTGGTGATCGCCGTGGCCTTCCTGCCGGTCTTTGCCCTGGAGGCCCAGGAAGGGAGGCTGTTCAAGCCGCTCGCCTGCACCAAGACCCTGGCCATGGCAGTGGCCGCGTTCCTGACCATAACCCTGGATCCGGCCCTGCGGGTCATGCTGACTCACACCCGCCAGGTGAACATCCGCCCGCTCTTCATCAGCAGGCTCATCAACGCCTTTACTGCGGCCCCATTCAAACCAGAGCACGAGCACCCCATCAGCAGCTTCCTGATCCGCATTTATGAACCGGTGGCCCGCTGGGGGCTGCGACACGGCAGGATCATCATCGGCGCGACCCTGATTGCCATGCTGGCAACGATACCGGTTGCCATGCGGCTCGGCAGCGAGTTCATGCCGCCGCTCGACGAAGGCACCCTGTTCTACATGCCGACCACCATGCCGGGCATTTCCGTCGGCGAGGCGCAGAAACTGCTCCAGGTAACCGACCGGATCATCGCCAAGTTCCCGGAGGTAGAGCGGGTACTCGGCAAGGCCGGCCGGGCCGAGACCTCGACCGATCCGGCGCCGCTGTCGATGCTGGAAACAGTGATCACCCTCAAGCCGAAGGAGCAGTGGCGGGCCAGGGAAACTTGGTATTCCGGCTGGGCGCCGGGCTGGCTCAAGCCGCTGTTGCGCCCCCTGACGTCAGACCGGATCAGCCGCGACGAGCTGGTTACCGAAATGAACGAGGCGCTCAAGATCCCCGGTCTGTCCAACGCCTGGACTATGCCGATCAAGGGGCGCATCGACATGCTCACCACCGGCATCCGTACCCCGCTCGGGATCAAGATCAGCGGCGCCAACCTGACCGAGATCGAGCAGATCGGCACCCAGGTGGAAGGGATCCTGGGCAAGGTCAAAGGGACCCGCAGCGTATTTGCGGAACGGACCGGCGGCGGCTACTTCCTCGACATCACCTGGAACCGCGACGAACTGGCCCGATACGGCCTGTCGATGGATGAGGCGCAAGGGGTGGTGCAGAGCGCCATCGGCGGGGACAACGTCACTACCGCCATCAAGGGAAGGGAGCGGTACTCGGTGAATGTCCGCTACCAGCGGGATTTCCGCAGCGATCTGCAGTCTCTCCGGCGCGTGCTGGTGCCGGTTGATGGGGGCAAACGCCAGGTGCCGCTCGGCGAACTGGCTGAAGTCTCCGTTGCCAGCGGTCCCGCCATGATCCGCAACGAAGACGGCCTGCTTACCGGCTATGTCTACATCGACCTGGCGAACCGCGACCCGCAGGGGTATATCGATGAGGCCGATCCGCAACTCCGCAAGAAGATTGAGCTGCCACCAGGATATACCTTCAGCTGGAGCGGCCAGTATGAAGCGATGCAACGGGTCAAGGAGCGCCTCAAGCTCGTGGTGCCGGTCACCCTGTTGCTGATCGTGGGGCTGCTCTGGCTCAACACCCGCTCAACCGCCAAAACCGCCATTGTCATGCTGGCAGTGCCGTTCTCCGCCATCGGCGCCTTCCTGTTCCTCTGGCTGCTCGGCTACCATATGAGCGTCGGTGTCTGGGTCGGCCTGATCGCCCTGCTGGGGGTCGATGCCGAGACCGGTGTGTTCATGCTGCTCTACCTCGACCTGGCCTATGAAAACGCCCGGCGGGAGGGACGGCTTTGCAGCCGGGCCGATCTCCATGAAGCGGTCATTGACGGGGCAGTAAAGAGGATCCGCCCCAAGTTCATGACCACGGCAACCATGTTTCTCGGCCTGGTGCCGATCATGTGGGCCACCGGCACCGGCAGCGATGTCATGAAACATATCGCCGCACCGATGATCGGCGGCATCTTCACCTCGTTCCTGCTGGAATTGCTGGTCTACCCGGTAATATACGACAACTGGAAATGGCGATCTGAGCTGAGAAAATCGGGAGCTGGTCAATGA
- a CDS encoding efflux RND transporter periplasmic adaptor subunit, with protein sequence MSKRLVISIILLLMAASFLAGAWISYLKAGKASPAGGRKILYYVDPMHPSYRSDKPGTAPDCGMPLEPVYADGTVGDGSTSLPPGAVRVSPEKLQTIGIVTGTVEKSSGSQNLRLTGRVAPDESKVYVINATIDGWITAVGSNTTGSIVRKNEVLATFYSSEFLSAGQALIYALSSMDRIPGGGTSMNQAQHDQMQQFNLSLKQYRDSLRNLGMGDRQINEMIRTRKYMENVDIDAPASGLVLVRNVSAGQRFERGKELYRIADLSKVWVLADTYGAEVDQFKPGMRVKISLPNRGKTFFARVSPILPQFDPTGRTLKVRLEVDNPDYLLRPDMYVDVELPFNTPPMLSVPADAVLDSGLKKTVFVEKGTGIFVPREVETGRNIGNRIEILTGLKEGERIAISGTFLLDSESRMKSAASGISGTPQQDPVCGMYVDETKARSKGLMIEAGGKTNFFCSDDCKGKFKKQPAVKPGSGTSKSKAPAVMPAKTEVINPAEHDAHAGHKAAPAASGQMDHSGHDMQGGMK encoded by the coding sequence ATGAGCAAGCGGCTGGTTATCTCGATTATCCTGCTCCTGATGGCTGCCTCTTTCCTGGCTGGAGCATGGATCAGCTACCTTAAGGCAGGAAAAGCGTCTCCTGCCGGTGGCCGGAAAATTCTTTACTACGTCGATCCGATGCACCCTTCCTACCGTTCCGACAAGCCCGGGACCGCACCCGACTGTGGCATGCCGCTGGAACCGGTTTATGCTGACGGCACGGTCGGCGATGGTTCGACGTCCCTTCCACCTGGGGCAGTCCGCGTTTCGCCGGAAAAGCTCCAGACCATTGGTATTGTGACCGGAACGGTGGAAAAGAGCAGCGGCAGCCAGAACTTGCGGCTGACCGGGCGCGTAGCACCTGATGAATCAAAGGTCTATGTAATCAATGCCACTATTGACGGCTGGATTACGGCGGTCGGCAGCAACACAACCGGCAGCATCGTCCGCAAGAATGAAGTGCTGGCTACCTTCTACAGTTCCGAGTTCCTCTCTGCTGGTCAGGCTCTCATCTATGCGCTCAGCTCAATGGATCGAATACCGGGTGGCGGGACCTCTATGAATCAGGCCCAGCATGACCAGATGCAACAGTTCAACCTGAGCCTCAAGCAGTACCGCGATTCGCTACGCAACCTGGGAATGGGAGATCGCCAGATCAATGAAATGATCCGCACCCGCAAATATATGGAAAACGTCGACATCGATGCGCCGGCCAGTGGCCTGGTCCTGGTGCGCAATGTCTCTGCCGGGCAACGTTTCGAGCGGGGCAAGGAACTGTACCGCATTGCTGACCTCTCGAAGGTCTGGGTCCTTGCCGACACCTACGGCGCGGAAGTCGATCAGTTCAAACCCGGCATGAGAGTCAAAATTTCTCTGCCGAACCGCGGCAAGACTTTTTTTGCCCGGGTATCTCCGATACTGCCGCAGTTCGATCCCACGGGCCGGACCTTGAAAGTGAGGCTTGAGGTTGACAACCCAGACTATCTGCTCCGCCCTGATATGTACGTTGACGTCGAGCTTCCGTTCAACACCCCTCCGATGCTGTCCGTGCCTGCTGATGCGGTTCTCGACAGCGGCCTGAAAAAGACCGTCTTCGTTGAGAAAGGGACCGGCATATTCGTGCCGCGTGAGGTGGAGACGGGCCGAAATATCGGCAATCGGATCGAAATCCTTACCGGTCTTAAGGAGGGGGAGCGGATCGCCATCTCCGGCACCTTCCTGCTTGATTCCGAAAGCCGGATGAAAAGCGCTGCTTCCGGGATTTCCGGCACCCCGCAGCAAGATCCGGTGTGCGGCATGTACGTGGATGAGACCAAGGCCCGCAGCAAAGGGTTGATGATCGAAGCCGGAGGCAAGACCAACTTTTTCTGTTCCGATGACTGCAAAGGGAAGTTTAAAAAACAGCCTGCGGTCAAGCCTGGCAGCGGCACCTCCAAATCCAAGGCACCAGCGGTAATGCCCGCCAAAACCGAAGTAATTAACCCGGCGGAGCATGATGCGCATGCCGGCCACAAGGCTGCGCCAGCGGCTTCCGGCCAGATGGACCACTCCGGACACGATATGCAGGGCGGGATGAAATGA
- a CDS encoding multicopper oxidase family protein, which translates to MDAKISRRRFLQISALAAGATMLPMPVRWLGTGSAQAFAQSPPLLKKDAYKLRGLALPPMVLGLIPNSAFYANDAGGIPVLDGTPDPAFANTLKYNVTASEFTDQLHPGMGPTRLWGYRDTASAPASQKHLGGVIIAARGTATRIRMTNALTTNGSPTGPALNSIIPIDNSIPGTGMGVAQNRIAVHLHGGYIPWISDGGPFDWWTPNNAGGTGLSFKNGPGSLFDTADPMVPGQADYYYPNDQSTRLMWYHDHAHGITRTNAYAGVATGYLCLDLAQETALGTSIPPVTSLVPLVFQDKIFVNGDPVTGTLKTDPTWANVAPARVQAPGSLWYAHIYDPKLYRLKKGRGFLAPPDPSCVPEFFGDTMLCNGTVAPVVEVEPRRFRFMLLNACNARFFNINMLQVQPGCEVTTGNLPGAVGVPIGQYNYITGTPVAALPTPGPQIIQIGTEGGYLQKPVTLPAVAPTAATGNIVPFNPATFSGNLVVGNAERADFIIDFSAYAPGTEFVFYNDSPGPFPAGAPTNDYYAGNAATPAAVLGSTVDTRNILRFRVIPFKTGNAPDPQVGLPTLPAMDPPPLATAAAVAGGPLTVPANAAVRDLTLNEDFDPYGRLRQLIGTTKPALVGKGFGLDYLAPATEIIAAGATEVWRVFNLTADTHPLHFHLQTCQIVSRQPFKIINGRFTPTGVARGPEPNEMGWKETIRMNPGEVTSVIFKWDMSAVPFTVPFSDRTMGDPLVYPGGIIPQANEFVYHCHILEHEEHDMMRPLVITGVNPQRPNIKPTSAAATVTGAPAPLLLNFTVTLAPGSTIASIAATSSDPAYPAPAAATNAAGFDVTLPTLVMAPATPIKLNYEVTDSTGLKSSITIVAS; encoded by the coding sequence ATGGACGCAAAAATAAGCCGCAGAAGATTTCTTCAGATATCCGCCCTGGCTGCCGGGGCAACCATGCTGCCGATGCCGGTACGCTGGTTGGGAACCGGGAGTGCCCAGGCATTCGCCCAAAGCCCGCCGCTTTTGAAAAAAGATGCCTATAAGCTGCGCGGCTTGGCGCTTCCTCCCATGGTCTTGGGGCTGATCCCCAATTCTGCTTTCTACGCCAACGACGCTGGGGGCATTCCGGTGCTCGACGGTACGCCAGACCCGGCATTCGCCAATACCTTGAAGTACAACGTAACGGCCAGTGAATTTACCGATCAGCTCCACCCGGGCATGGGACCTACCAGACTCTGGGGCTACAGGGATACTGCCAGCGCACCTGCGAGCCAGAAGCACCTGGGCGGAGTCATCATAGCCGCCCGCGGCACCGCAACCAGAATCCGGATGACCAACGCCCTGACCACCAACGGCTCGCCAACCGGCCCGGCACTTAACAGCATTATCCCCATTGACAACTCAATCCCGGGAACCGGCATGGGAGTGGCCCAGAATCGCATCGCCGTCCACCTCCATGGCGGCTACATCCCCTGGATCAGCGATGGTGGTCCGTTCGACTGGTGGACCCCGAACAATGCCGGCGGCACCGGTTTGAGCTTCAAGAACGGTCCTGGCAGCCTGTTCGATACTGCCGACCCCATGGTCCCCGGCCAGGCCGATTACTATTACCCCAACGATCAGAGTACCCGGCTCATGTGGTACCACGACCACGCCCACGGCATCACGCGCACCAACGCCTATGCCGGAGTGGCCACCGGTTACCTCTGCCTTGATCTCGCCCAGGAGACAGCGCTCGGCACTTCCATACCACCGGTCACCAGCCTCGTCCCACTGGTATTCCAGGACAAGATCTTCGTGAATGGCGACCCGGTCACCGGAACGCTCAAGACTGACCCGACCTGGGCGAACGTCGCTCCGGCACGAGTGCAGGCCCCCGGCAGCCTCTGGTATGCTCATATCTATGATCCAAAGCTGTACCGTCTGAAAAAAGGTCGTGGTTTCCTGGCACCTCCGGACCCTTCCTGCGTACCGGAATTCTTCGGCGACACCATGCTCTGCAACGGTACCGTAGCCCCGGTGGTTGAAGTAGAACCGAGAAGGTTCCGCTTCATGCTCCTTAATGCCTGCAACGCCCGTTTCTTTAACATAAACATGCTACAGGTGCAGCCCGGCTGCGAAGTAACGACCGGAAATCTCCCTGGCGCTGTGGGAGTGCCGATCGGCCAATACAATTACATTACCGGAACACCGGTTGCAGCGCTGCCGACTCCAGGCCCCCAAATCATCCAGATCGGTACCGAGGGTGGGTACTTGCAGAAACCAGTGACTCTCCCGGCGGTAGCACCGACTGCAGCCACCGGTAACATCGTTCCCTTCAATCCTGCTACCTTCAGTGGTAACCTGGTTGTTGGCAACGCGGAACGGGCTGACTTCATCATAGATTTCTCCGCATACGCTCCGGGGACAGAGTTCGTGTTCTATAACGATTCCCCGGGCCCGTTCCCGGCAGGTGCCCCGACCAACGACTACTATGCAGGTAATGCAGCCACGCCGGCGGCAGTGCTGGGTTCTACCGTGGATACCAGAAACATCCTCCGTTTCCGGGTGATTCCGTTCAAGACAGGGAATGCCCCTGATCCGCAGGTCGGATTGCCGACTCTGCCAGCCATGGACCCGCCACCGCTCGCCACGGCAGCAGCAGTTGCCGGCGGCCCACTGACCGTACCGGCCAATGCGGCTGTGCGTGATCTGACCCTTAACGAGGATTTCGACCCCTACGGCCGCCTGCGCCAGTTAATCGGCACCACCAAGCCGGCCCTGGTCGGCAAAGGGTTTGGCCTGGATTACCTGGCCCCGGCCACGGAAATCATCGCTGCCGGTGCCACTGAAGTCTGGCGGGTTTTCAATTTGACCGCAGATACCCACCCTCTTCATTTCCATCTGCAAACCTGCCAGATCGTGTCACGGCAGCCGTTCAAGATTATAAACGGCAGATTCACCCCGACCGGTGTTGCCAGAGGGCCGGAGCCGAATGAGATGGGGTGGAAGGAAACCATCAGGATGAATCCGGGCGAAGTCACCTCGGTCATCTTCAAGTGGGATATGTCCGCCGTACCGTTCACCGTACCGTTCAGCGACCGCACTATGGGCGATCCGCTTGTCTATCCTGGCGGCATCATACCTCAGGCAAACGAGTTCGTTTACCACTGCCACATCCTGGAACACGAAGAGCACGACATGATGCGGCCACTGGTCATCACCGGCGTGAACCCGCAGCGGCCGAACATCAAGCCGACCTCGGCGGCAGCCACGGTTACCGGCGCCCCGGCGCCTCTCCTCCTGAACTTCACGGTTACCCTGGCTCCGGGAAGCACGATCGCCTCGATCGCAGCGACCTCCAGCGATCCGGCCTATCCGGCACCTGCTGCGGCAACCAATGCGGCCGGCTTCGACGTGACACTCCCGACGCTGGTCATGGCCCCGGCGACACCGATAAAGCTGAATTACGAAGTAACCGACAGCACCGGGCTGAAGTCGTCGATAACCATTGTCGCGTCCTGA
- a CDS encoding PEP-CTERM sorting domain-containing protein: MKATHSRSIILVVIIGILWATQAFAMPTNYILSGSGYGDLNGDPVFNEVSYKINLATNASTTVDTSTYSGVTYLLGLQGKIGLGPDAFPEPSNTVPYKGYVGNFVDNLYLAFDANSKSLEFGSFDVAANDPGNGDFFGANAFWRFDIGTALNPFAGSGPVTCFIDPAFDPLNATGFMWVSEFTAAMSTGDVLTLGPNTMVYAAPVPEPSTFALIGAGLIGLGFLRKRTSRS, from the coding sequence ATGAAAGCAACTCACTCACGCAGCATCATCCTCGTAGTTATCATCGGCATACTCTGGGCTACCCAGGCCTTTGCTATGCCCACCAATTACATTCTCTCAGGTAGCGGTTACGGCGATTTGAATGGAGACCCGGTCTTTAACGAAGTTTCCTACAAAATCAACCTGGCGACAAATGCGAGCACAACCGTAGACACCTCTACCTACAGCGGCGTCACCTATCTGCTTGGTCTGCAGGGCAAGATCGGGCTCGGTCCGGACGCCTTCCCCGAGCCATCAAACACAGTGCCCTACAAAGGCTACGTCGGGAATTTTGTCGATAATCTCTATCTGGCGTTTGATGCCAACTCAAAAAGCCTTGAGTTCGGTTCATTCGATGTAGCGGCAAACGATCCTGGCAATGGAGATTTTTTTGGAGCAAATGCATTCTGGCGTTTTGATATCGGCACGGCACTCAATCCGTTTGCCGGCAGTGGCCCTGTTACCTGTTTTATTGATCCTGCTTTTGACCCGCTCAACGCAACCGGCTTCATGTGGGTTTCTGAATTTACTGCCGCGATGTCGACAGGCGATGTTCTGACCCTCGGCCCTAATACCATGGTCTATGCTGCACCGGTTCCGGAGCCGTCCACCTTTGCCTTAATCGGTGCCGGTCTCATCGGTCTTGGATTTTTACGTAAGCGTACCAGCAGAAGCTAG
- the speA gene encoding arginine decarboxylase, with product MEKWTIADSAKIYNIDNWGSELFSINKKGHVCVHPSPTSKYSIDLRDLMEDLIKRKIKPPILLRFMDILEGRIGAINRAFKSAISENDYPAKYRTFYPIKVNQQRQVVEAITQFGKRYNIGLEVGSKPELVVAISFASGTNIPIICNGYKDAEFIETVLYATKIGFDITIVVEKLFELEKIIALAKKVGIVPKLGIRVKLSSKGTGKWATSGGEDAKFGLRISELITAIELLEEEGMVDKLKLLHFHIGSQITKIDKIKNALIEGTRVYAEMRKMGVDLEYVDIGGGLGVDYDGTKSSYFSSVNYTVEEYANDVVYQIKNICDEAGVECPNIISESGRAIVAHYSVLITNALDTNTQSLSPDFEEVLETTEKLSPTVRKLVDIYKSIDRHSLREDYHDTLQLIQEAVSLFNLGYLNLQDRAVAEWLCSRIFKKINGIVEKIKPIPEELSNFHLSLRQTYFANFSLFQSIPDSWAIDQLFPIMPIQRLNQKPDVMASIADITCDSDGEITSFVGENGRSKFLPLHKVRKNEDYYIGFFLIGAYQEILGDMHNLFGDTNAVHITFNKKTNYKIDTVINGDAVWESLKYVQYKGPEILKHVRDTLEKSVAHRKVSIEESSHFLELLDKTLLGYTYFGE from the coding sequence ATGGAAAAATGGACCATTGCCGATTCTGCAAAGATTTACAACATCGACAACTGGGGCTCTGAGCTCTTCTCGATAAACAAGAAGGGCCACGTCTGCGTCCACCCTTCTCCTACCTCAAAATACTCCATCGACCTGCGGGATCTCATGGAAGACCTGATCAAGCGCAAGATCAAGCCCCCGATTCTGCTCCGGTTCATGGACATCCTCGAAGGGCGGATCGGCGCCATCAATCGCGCCTTCAAAAGCGCCATCTCCGAGAATGACTACCCGGCCAAGTACCGCACCTTCTACCCGATCAAGGTCAACCAGCAGCGCCAGGTGGTGGAAGCGATCACCCAATTCGGCAAACGCTACAACATCGGCCTGGAGGTCGGCTCCAAACCGGAGCTGGTTGTGGCGATCTCCTTTGCCTCAGGGACCAACATTCCGATCATCTGTAACGGCTACAAGGATGCCGAATTTATCGAGACCGTCCTTTACGCAACCAAGATCGGCTTTGATATCACCATCGTTGTGGAGAAACTGTTCGAGCTGGAAAAGATCATCGCCCTGGCCAAGAAGGTCGGCATCGTGCCGAAGCTGGGGATTCGCGTCAAACTCTCTTCCAAAGGGACCGGCAAGTGGGCCACTTCAGGCGGCGAAGACGCCAAATTCGGTCTGCGGATCTCCGAACTGATCACCGCTATCGAGCTGCTGGAAGAAGAAGGGATGGTGGACAAGCTTAAACTGCTCCATTTCCACATCGGCAGCCAGATCACCAAGATCGACAAGATCAAGAACGCCCTGATCGAAGGGACCCGTGTCTACGCCGAGATGCGCAAGATGGGGGTCGACCTGGAGTACGTCGACATCGGCGGCGGACTGGGCGTCGATTACGACGGCACCAAATCGAGCTACTTCTCCAGTGTTAACTACACGGTTGAAGAATATGCCAATGACGTCGTTTACCAGATCAAGAACATCTGCGACGAGGCAGGGGTCGAATGCCCCAACATCATCTCCGAATCGGGCCGGGCCATTGTCGCCCACTATTCGGTACTGATCACCAACGCCCTGGACACCAACACCCAGAGCCTTTCCCCGGATTTCGAAGAGGTCCTGGAGACCACCGAAAAGCTTTCTCCTACGGTGCGCAAGCTGGTGGACATCTACAAAAGCATCGACCGCCACTCGCTGCGCGAGGATTACCACGACACCCTGCAGCTGATCCAGGAAGCGGTGAGCCTGTTCAACCTCGGCTACCTGAACCTTCAGGATCGCGCCGTTGCCGAATGGCTCTGCTCAAGGATATTCAAAAAAATCAACGGCATCGTCGAGAAGATCAAGCCGATCCCGGAAGAGTTGTCCAACTTCCACCTGAGCCTCCGCCAGACCTATTTTGCCAACTTCTCGCTGTTTCAGTCGATCCCCGACTCCTGGGCCATTGACCAGCTGTTCCCGATCATGCCGATCCAGCGGCTCAACCAGAAGCCGGATGTCATGGCTTCCATTGCCGATATTACCTGTGACTCCGACGGCGAGATCACCAGCTTTGTCGGCGAAAATGGCCGCTCCAAGTTCCTGCCACTGCACAAGGTCCGCAAGAACGAGGATTACTATATCGGCTTTTTCCTGATCGGCGCCTACCAGGAGATCCTTGGCGACATGCACAACCTGTTCGGCGATACCAACGCCGTACATATCACTTTCAACAAAAAGACCAATTACAAGATAGATACGGTGATCAACGGCGACGCCGTCTGGGAGAGCCTGAAATACGTGCAGTACAAGGGGCCGGAGATCCTCAAGCATGTCCGCGACACCCTGGAGAAGAGCGTTGCCCACCGTAAGGTCTCCATTGAGGAGAGCAGCCATTTCCTGGAACTGCTCGACAAGACCTTGCTGGGGTACACCTATTTCGGCGAATAA